In Phragmitibacter flavus, the following are encoded in one genomic region:
- the fabG gene encoding 3-oxoacyl-[acyl-carrier-protein] reductase, which produces MSRLSSRIAVVTGAGRGIGKAIAERFAAEGAKVAVVSRTETNAEAAAAAINALYPDAAKAYAVDVADSAGTLEMGKKIIADFGGVDILVNNAGITRDGLALRMSEDDWDSVLDANLKGAFNMLKAVQRPILKSKFGRIINISSVIGLIGNAGQANYAASKAGLIGLSKSLAREFAGRAVTVNAIAPGFIVTDMTHELNEQQKEAILKGIPLGSFGEAVDIANAVAFLASDEARYITGQVLTVDGGMVM; this is translated from the coding sequence ATGAGCAGACTTTCCTCACGCATCGCAGTTGTCACAGGAGCCGGCCGGGGCATCGGCAAGGCCATCGCCGAACGTTTTGCCGCCGAAGGGGCGAAGGTGGCGGTGGTGAGCCGGACGGAAACCAATGCGGAAGCGGCGGCGGCGGCGATCAATGCGCTTTATCCTGACGCAGCCAAGGCTTATGCGGTGGATGTGGCGGATTCGGCGGGCACTTTGGAGATGGGCAAAAAGATCATCGCTGATTTTGGTGGCGTGGACATTCTGGTGAACAACGCGGGAATCACCCGGGATGGTTTGGCTTTGCGCATGAGCGAAGACGATTGGGATTCGGTGCTGGATGCGAACCTGAAAGGGGCGTTCAACATGCTGAAGGCGGTGCAGCGGCCAATTTTGAAAAGCAAGTTTGGCCGGATCATCAACATCAGCAGTGTGATCGGATTGATCGGCAATGCGGGTCAGGCCAACTATGCGGCGAGCAAGGCGGGATTGATCGGACTTTCGAAGTCGCTGGCGCGGGAGTTTGCCGGTCGGGCGGTGACGGTGAATGCGATTGCGCCGGGTTTCATTGTCACGGACATGACCCATGAGTTGAACGAACAGCAGAAGGAAGCGATTTTGAAGGGGATTCCGCTGGGGAGTTTTGGTGAGGCGGTGGACATTGCCAACGCAGTGGCGTTTTTGGCGAGTGACGAGGCGCGTTACATCACCGGGCAGGTGTTGACGGTGGATGGCGGCATGGTGATGTGA
- the lpdA gene encoding dihydrolipoyl dehydrogenase, whose translation MSHDLIVIGAGPAGYVAAIKAAQLGQKVACIDKERGGGTCNNWGCIPTKALLHDANLYNNIKNHTAASGITVEGLSHDWEKIIKRSRTVSEKGSAGVAFLFKKNKIDDIRGEARIDKAGVVTVKDAEGKETEYPAKKILIATGVVTRPFPDLPFNGTTVVGSKDALVLKTQPKTAIVIGAGAIGVEFASVWNDFGSKVTIVEMMPNILPVEDTEVSQLLEKSLKKQGIEILTNHKTVKTEANDKGVKITVADDKGAEKVLEADLVLIAIGVQPLLPGGDLKLDLTDRGYLKVNDNYETSIPGIYAAGDIIGPPWLAHVATYEALQAVEGMFTKHKPKKVGIFPGCTYCHPQVASIGLTERAAQEKGLKFKVGKFPYSASGKARAIGESEGFVKLIIGEPHGEILGAHLIGAEATELLAELSLGITLETTIEEIENTIHAHPTLSEMIKEAAEVGAGHAIHV comes from the coding sequence ATGTCCCACGATCTCATTGTCATTGGAGCCGGTCCCGCCGGATACGTCGCCGCCATTAAAGCCGCCCAGCTCGGTCAAAAAGTTGCCTGCATCGACAAGGAACGCGGCGGCGGCACCTGCAACAACTGGGGCTGCATCCCCACCAAGGCCCTCCTCCACGACGCCAATCTCTACAACAACATCAAAAACCACACTGCCGCCTCTGGCATCACGGTGGAAGGCCTCTCGCACGACTGGGAAAAAATCATCAAACGCTCCCGCACCGTCTCCGAAAAAGGCTCCGCCGGTGTCGCATTCCTCTTCAAAAAGAACAAGATCGATGACATCCGCGGCGAAGCCCGCATCGACAAAGCCGGCGTCGTCACCGTCAAAGACGCCGAAGGCAAGGAAACCGAATACCCTGCCAAAAAAATCCTCATCGCCACCGGCGTCGTCACCCGCCCCTTCCCCGACCTTCCCTTCAACGGCACCACCGTCGTCGGTTCCAAAGACGCCCTCGTCCTCAAAACCCAGCCCAAAACCGCCATCGTCATCGGTGCCGGTGCCATCGGCGTTGAATTCGCCTCCGTCTGGAACGACTTCGGCAGCAAGGTCACCATCGTCGAGATGATGCCCAACATCCTCCCGGTTGAAGACACCGAAGTCTCCCAACTCCTCGAAAAATCCCTCAAAAAGCAGGGCATCGAGATCCTCACCAATCACAAAACCGTCAAGACCGAAGCCAACGACAAGGGCGTCAAAATCACCGTTGCCGACGACAAAGGCGCTGAAAAAGTCCTCGAAGCCGACCTCGTCCTCATCGCCATCGGCGTCCAGCCCCTCCTTCCCGGCGGCGACCTCAAGCTCGACCTCACCGACCGCGGCTATCTCAAGGTCAACGACAACTACGAAACCAGCATCCCCGGCATCTACGCCGCCGGCGACATCATCGGCCCCCCCTGGCTCGCCCACGTCGCCACCTACGAAGCCCTGCAAGCCGTCGAAGGCATGTTCACCAAACACAAGCCCAAGAAAGTCGGCATCTTCCCCGGTTGCACCTACTGCCATCCGCAAGTCGCCAGCATTGGACTCACCGAACGCGCCGCCCAGGAAAAAGGCCTGAAGTTCAAAGTCGGCAAATTCCCCTACTCCGCCAGCGGCAAAGCCCGCGCCATCGGCGAAAGCGAAGGTTTTGTGAAGCTCATCATCGGTGAACCCCACGGCGAAATCCTCGGAGCCCACCTCATCGGAGCCGAAGCCACCGAACTCCTCGCCGAACTCAGCCTCGGCATCACGCTTGAGACCACCATCGAAGAAATCGAAAACACCATCCACGCCCACCCCACCCTGAGCGAGATGATCAAAGAAGCCGCCGAAGTCGGTGCCGGCCACGCCATCCACGTCTAA
- a CDS encoding pyruvate dehydrogenase complex dihydrolipoamide acetyltransferase translates to MPKLINMPKLSDTMTEGTLVKWHIKEGDSIELGKVIADVETDKATMEMEAFDGGTVHKILIAEGSKVTLGGPMLVLLADGEEAPADLDSYLAENASAAAPKKDSKAKAQDKDKDTSGKKAAFSGVLPPSAPKAKSRAAAASKNGVRVKASPLARKIAESKGIDLSTLEGTGPGGRILAADLDNAPTGGGSGSGSGAPAKPAQTIRPVAGPDDQRIPLTGMRTIIAERLYASKTQIPHFYLNIEVDAAPLMAFRKHVNDSSEKLNGNKYSVNDFILRAVIRSAVAVPAVNASFDGDAIVQFKNVNLSVAIAVPDGLVTPVIRAAETKTLLEISQSVKDMAGRAKNKKLSPDEFAGGTITVSNLGAYGIDTFSAIINPPQAAIISVGSVRNTPVVDEKGNIVAGQRMWIGISADHRVVDGAVAATFLAELRKLLENPALMLV, encoded by the coding sequence ATGCCCAAGCTCATCAACATGCCCAAACTCAGTGACACCATGACTGAGGGAACCCTCGTCAAGTGGCACATCAAGGAAGGCGATTCCATCGAACTCGGCAAAGTCATCGCCGACGTGGAAACCGACAAAGCCACCATGGAAATGGAAGCCTTCGATGGAGGCACCGTCCACAAAATCCTCATCGCCGAAGGCAGCAAAGTCACCCTGGGCGGCCCCATGCTCGTCCTGCTGGCTGACGGTGAAGAAGCCCCTGCTGATCTCGACTCCTACCTCGCCGAAAACGCCTCGGCCGCCGCCCCCAAGAAAGACTCCAAAGCCAAAGCCCAGGACAAAGACAAAGACACCTCCGGCAAAAAAGCAGCCTTCAGCGGCGTCCTTCCTCCCAGCGCTCCCAAGGCAAAATCCCGCGCCGCCGCCGCCAGCAAAAACGGCGTCCGTGTCAAAGCCTCCCCTCTCGCCCGCAAAATCGCCGAATCCAAAGGCATCGACCTTTCCACCCTCGAAGGCACCGGCCCCGGCGGACGCATCCTCGCCGCCGACCTCGACAACGCTCCCACCGGTGGCGGCTCCGGCAGCGGCAGCGGTGCTCCCGCGAAACCCGCACAAACCATCCGCCCCGTCGCCGGACCAGACGACCAGCGCATCCCCCTCACCGGCATGCGCACCATCATCGCCGAACGCCTTTACGCTTCGAAAACGCAGATCCCCCACTTCTACCTCAACATCGAAGTGGACGCCGCCCCGTTGATGGCCTTCCGCAAACACGTCAACGACTCCTCCGAAAAACTCAACGGCAACAAATACTCCGTCAACGACTTCATCCTGCGCGCCGTCATCCGTTCCGCCGTCGCCGTCCCCGCCGTCAACGCCTCGTTCGACGGTGACGCCATCGTCCAGTTCAAAAACGTCAACCTCAGCGTCGCCATCGCCGTCCCTGATGGCCTCGTCACCCCGGTTATCCGCGCCGCCGAAACCAAAACGCTTCTCGAAATCAGCCAGTCCGTCAAAGACATGGCCGGACGCGCCAAAAACAAAAAACTCAGCCCCGACGAATTCGCTGGCGGCACCATCACCGTCTCCAACCTCGGCGCCTACGGCATCGACACTTTCTCCGCCATCATCAACCCGCCCCAGGCTGCCATCATCAGCGTCGGCAGCGTGCGCAACACCCCAGTGGTCGATGAAAAAGGCAACATCGTCGCCGGGCAGCGCATGTGGATCGGCATCAGCGCCGACCACCGCGTCGTCGACGGAGCCGTCGCCGCCACCTTCCTCGCCGAACTCCGCAAACTCCTCGAAAACCCCGCCCTCATGCTGGTATAA
- a CDS encoding response regulator transcription factor, protein MGISPNSDSRSNQLRFLVVDDHPLFRRGVALIVKNQPGFQVVGEAESFSSALDKAREVRPDFLITDITMPGPNGIELIKSILAEFPHLLILVISMHDEAEYPLKVIRAGAKGYVLKDEALDALPEALQKICSSGIYLSSRFNNTLIWKAVEANGGTEFRSFFSPLSEREMEVFELIGNQVSAHEIAGRLSLSVKTVENHRAHIKEKLGVQTASELTQLASQWIAACEPR, encoded by the coding sequence ATGGGCATTTCACCTAACTCCGACTCCCGATCAAACCAACTTCGATTCCTGGTCGTCGACGACCATCCTCTGTTTCGACGTGGTGTCGCCTTGATTGTGAAGAACCAACCGGGGTTTCAGGTCGTTGGAGAAGCCGAATCGTTCTCCTCGGCATTGGACAAAGCCCGCGAAGTCCGCCCCGATTTCCTCATTACCGACATCACCATGCCCGGCCCGAATGGGATCGAACTCATCAAAAGCATCCTTGCTGAGTTCCCCCATTTGCTGATTCTCGTCATCTCCATGCACGACGAGGCCGAGTATCCCCTCAAGGTGATCCGCGCCGGTGCCAAAGGTTACGTCCTAAAAGACGAGGCGCTCGATGCCCTGCCGGAAGCCCTGCAAAAGATCTGTTCGAGCGGAATTTATCTTAGTTCCCGATTTAACAACACATTGATTTGGAAAGCCGTCGAAGCCAACGGAGGCACCGAATTCCGCTCCTTCTTCAGCCCGTTGTCCGAGCGTGAGATGGAGGTCTTTGAACTGATCGGAAATCAAGTGAGTGCGCACGAAATTGCGGGGCGTCTCAGCCTAAGCGTCAAAACTGTCGAAAATCATCGGGCTCACATCAAAGAAAAGCTTGGCGTTCAAACCGCTTCCGAACTCACCCAACTCGCCTCCCAATGGATCGCAGCCTGCGAACCTCGGTGA
- a CDS encoding response regulator: protein MNETPSNSPSKKRVLIVDDHPVFRHGVTLILNADPSFHVCGEAETATAGLELARQLTPDILITDITMPGPNGLELIKSIIAEQPRLLILVLSMHEEAEYALRVIRAGAKGYVMKDEAHQSIVLALQKILSGEFYLSARLNKTLILQAVHSPGGTEFGSQFSHLSDREMEVFELIGKRLSTREIAESLHLSVKTIETHRAHIKEKLALKTADELSHLAAQWIASSQPAEFISSSDPSLIPPPR, encoded by the coding sequence ATGAACGAGACTCCCTCAAATTCCCCCTCAAAAAAGCGTGTGCTCATTGTCGACGATCATCCCGTCTTCCGACACGGGGTCACTCTCATTCTTAACGCCGATCCATCTTTTCATGTCTGTGGTGAAGCCGAAACCGCCACCGCGGGACTCGAACTCGCCCGGCAGCTAACTCCCGACATCCTCATCACCGACATCACCATGCCCGGCCCCAACGGCCTCGAACTTATCAAAAGCATCATCGCCGAGCAGCCACGTCTGCTGATCCTCGTCCTCTCCATGCATGAAGAAGCCGAATACGCCCTCCGTGTCATTCGCGCTGGGGCCAAAGGTTATGTCATGAAGGACGAAGCCCATCAATCCATCGTCCTCGCCCTGCAAAAAATCCTCTCCGGCGAATTCTACCTCAGCGCTCGACTCAACAAAACCCTCATCCTTCAAGCCGTTCACAGCCCCGGCGGCACCGAATTCGGCTCCCAGTTCAGCCATCTGTCCGACCGCGAAATGGAGGTATTTGAACTCATCGGCAAACGCCTCAGCACCCGCGAGATCGCTGAATCCCTCCACCTCAGCGTCAAAACCATCGAAACGCATCGCGCTCACATTAAAGAGAAGCTCGCCCTCAAAACCGCCGACGAACTGTCCCACCTGGCGGCCCAATGGATCGCGTCCAGCCAGCCTGCAGAATTCATCTCTTCAAGCGACCCCTCGCTCATTCCTCCGCCTCGCTGA
- a CDS encoding bifunctional 3,4-dihydroxy-2-butanone-4-phosphate synthase/GTP cyclohydrolase II: protein MSELPFSSVEEILADIREGKMVIITDDADRENEGDLVAAAERITPEMVNFMAKFGRGLICAPLSEERAQELGLPAMVQRNRDAYGTNFTVSVDAAKGVTTGISAPDRARTLRILVEKGSRKEDLVQPGHVFPLIAKAGGVLRRAGHTEAAVDLATMAGLAPGGVICEILNDDGTMARLPELIEFGREHGLKIGTIESLIRYRQERERLIECEQVIKMPTDYGEFDLHLYKSKLDGENHLAMVKGKVDDGEPVLVRVHSECLTGDVFGSRRCDCGGQLHTAMERIQKEGRGVLLYMRQEGRGIGLAAKIHAYKLQEEGYDTVEANEKLGFASDLRDYGLGAQMLYDLGVRKIRLMTNNPRKVVGLEGHKLQIVEQCPIMQEPNEHNAKYLETKRTKMGHTL, encoded by the coding sequence ATGTCTGAACTGCCTTTTTCAAGTGTTGAAGAGATCCTTGCGGACATCCGCGAGGGCAAAATGGTCATCATTACCGATGATGCGGATCGTGAAAATGAGGGCGATTTGGTGGCGGCAGCGGAGCGCATCACTCCGGAGATGGTCAATTTTATGGCGAAATTTGGTCGCGGATTGATCTGTGCGCCATTGAGCGAAGAGCGGGCGCAGGAACTGGGATTGCCGGCGATGGTGCAGCGCAATCGGGATGCCTATGGCACCAATTTTACGGTGAGTGTGGATGCGGCGAAAGGGGTGACGACGGGCATCAGTGCGCCGGACCGGGCGCGAACCTTGCGGATCTTGGTGGAGAAGGGGAGTCGCAAGGAGGATTTGGTGCAGCCGGGGCATGTGTTTCCGCTGATTGCGAAGGCAGGTGGTGTGCTGCGTCGTGCCGGGCATACGGAAGCGGCGGTCGATTTGGCCACGATGGCGGGGCTGGCACCGGGTGGGGTGATTTGCGAGATTTTGAATGATGACGGGACGATGGCGCGATTGCCGGAGTTGATCGAGTTTGGCCGGGAGCATGGGCTCAAAATTGGCACCATCGAGAGCCTCATCCGTTATCGTCAGGAGCGCGAGCGCTTGATCGAGTGCGAGCAGGTGATCAAGATGCCGACCGATTATGGCGAGTTCGATCTGCATCTTTACAAGAGCAAGCTGGATGGCGAGAACCATCTGGCGATGGTGAAGGGCAAGGTGGATGACGGCGAACCGGTGCTGGTGCGGGTGCACAGCGAGTGCCTGACCGGCGATGTGTTTGGCTCACGGCGCTGCGATTGCGGAGGTCAATTGCACACGGCGATGGAGCGCATTCAGAAGGAAGGGCGCGGAGTGTTGCTTTACATGCGTCAGGAAGGGCGCGGCATTGGACTGGCGGCGAAGATTCACGCTTACAAATTGCAGGAAGAGGGGTATGACACCGTGGAGGCGAATGAAAAACTGGGTTTTGCGTCGGATCTGCGCGACTACGGTCTGGGTGCGCAGATGTTGTATGATTTGGGGGTGCGCAAGATTCGTTTGATGACCAACAATCCGCGTAAGGTGGTGGGGCTGGAGGGGCACAAGCTGCAAATTGTGGAGCAATGTCCGATCATGCAAGAGCCTAATGAGCACAATGCGAAGTATCTGGAGACGAAGCGGACCAAGATGGGGCACACGTTGTGA
- a CDS encoding sialidase family protein, with product MRFLCIVALVAGIGLGWHPGCCLGAEVRLLPEGWSAEERANQVMEKLIRVTAPGVKGAHDAEFVLVGGRAFIVAELNDEKAGESAAWPSIYSAMSVVNLKTMAVENILPFARSEQKFANETLSVGACFVPRIIQKDARTLRCYFASESPGNRQSQMWFIDFDVEKMAFEDSIHKVKIKTQLGVFDMQPQHFHADAAALGFRHPAKDFGLYLFDSFKVFEGRTWVAVNNYPGAQNALAVANEALDTFEVVGHYNEPFDLRLTESAVNRLPDGTWMAICRQEGGNKNYLFTTSADGKTWSRAEHWPLVPNGTSSKPTFDCFNGIYYLGWQEATQLNGVSRSVFNVEVSRDGKNWERKYRFATERSFQYPTFHAHEGVIYLVATQGDNDPSRKERIMFGVLEELP from the coding sequence ATGAGATTTTTGTGTATTGTTGCCTTGGTGGCGGGGATAGGATTGGGGTGGCATCCGGGATGTTGCCTGGGGGCGGAGGTTCGTTTGCTGCCGGAGGGATGGAGCGCGGAAGAGCGGGCGAACCAGGTCATGGAGAAGCTGATCCGGGTGACGGCCCCCGGGGTGAAGGGTGCCCATGATGCGGAGTTTGTGCTGGTTGGCGGGCGGGCGTTTATCGTTGCTGAACTCAATGACGAGAAGGCCGGGGAAAGCGCGGCGTGGCCGTCGATTTATTCGGCAATGTCGGTGGTGAATTTGAAGACGATGGCGGTGGAGAACATTCTGCCGTTTGCGCGTTCGGAGCAAAAATTTGCGAATGAGACGCTGTCGGTGGGGGCGTGTTTTGTGCCGCGCATCATTCAGAAGGATGCGCGGACGCTGCGTTGTTATTTTGCCAGTGAGTCGCCGGGGAATCGACAGTCGCAAATGTGGTTCATCGATTTTGATGTCGAGAAGATGGCGTTTGAGGATTCCATCCACAAGGTGAAGATTAAGACGCAGCTGGGGGTGTTTGACATGCAACCGCAGCATTTTCATGCGGATGCCGCAGCATTGGGGTTCAGACATCCGGCGAAGGATTTTGGGTTGTATCTGTTTGATTCGTTCAAGGTGTTTGAGGGGAGGACCTGGGTGGCGGTGAATAACTATCCAGGGGCGCAGAACGCCCTGGCGGTGGCGAATGAGGCGCTGGATACGTTTGAAGTGGTGGGTCACTACAATGAGCCGTTTGATTTGCGGCTGACGGAGTCGGCAGTGAACCGCCTGCCGGATGGAACGTGGATGGCGATTTGTCGTCAGGAAGGCGGGAACAAAAATTACCTGTTCACGACGAGCGCGGATGGAAAAACCTGGAGCCGGGCGGAGCATTGGCCTCTGGTTCCAAACGGGACGAGTTCGAAGCCGACGTTCGACTGTTTCAACGGGATTTATTATTTGGGCTGGCAGGAGGCGACCCAGTTGAATGGAGTGAGCCGCTCGGTGTTTAATGTGGAGGTCTCGCGGGATGGGAAAAACTGGGAGCGGAAGTATCGTTTTGCGACGGAGCGGTCGTTTCAATACCCGACGTTCCATGCGCATGAGGGGGTGATTTATCTGGTCGCCACGCAGGGGGACAACGATCCGAGTCGCAAGGAGAGGATCATGTTTGGGGTGTTGGAGGAGCTGCCGTGA
- a CDS encoding DUF6799 domain-containing protein has protein sequence MPLLAQTSSPGGVTTANGFVIRNNQIYQLRNGQATPLDREMTMSIKPSGEITGFDGQTRRMTENTVLTLDGRIVPAPPGVVFATPQPTPGAAENDRFSESRSSQPAVTGENVSGLAPGTPGMRSNSSASGAASTGTTENGTTGTAVEGTSTPMERSDRTGGQTNSDAVNAGIIDPVTGLPFQNSGNRNANSANVPNGNQGNSTNGNNADRNQQQQQQGMNNNSGGSDANMPANNNGANGNNSARPTGGSGPESRPNSSNARSTGTGPESRPNSSNATGGSNSSSSGANRSGNSGSSGSTGSGSGSSGGSSSSSGTSGGSSSGGGSSSGGSSGGGGGSGGGAAR, from the coding sequence ATGCCACTGTTGGCACAGACCAGTTCGCCCGGTGGTGTGACGACAGCCAATGGGTTCGTAATTCGCAACAATCAGATTTACCAACTTCGCAACGGTCAGGCGACTCCGCTGGATCGCGAGATGACGATGAGCATCAAGCCGAGTGGTGAAATCACCGGCTTTGATGGTCAGACGCGGCGAATGACGGAAAACACCGTGCTGACGCTGGACGGTCGGATTGTTCCTGCGCCGCCGGGGGTGGTTTTTGCAACCCCTCAACCGACTCCCGGTGCGGCGGAGAATGATCGGTTTTCGGAATCGAGATCGAGCCAGCCAGCAGTCACGGGAGAAAATGTTTCCGGATTGGCTCCCGGCACTCCGGGGATGAGATCGAATTCGTCGGCGAGTGGAGCGGCAAGCACGGGCACGACTGAGAACGGCACAACCGGAACAGCCGTAGAGGGCACTTCGACTCCGATGGAGCGTAGCGATCGAACCGGGGGTCAGACGAATTCCGATGCGGTGAATGCGGGCATCATTGATCCCGTGACGGGACTGCCTTTCCAGAACTCTGGGAATCGCAATGCGAATAGTGCCAACGTTCCAAATGGTAATCAGGGCAATAGCACCAACGGTAATAATGCCGACCGTAATCAACAACAGCAACAGCAGGGGATGAACAACAACAGTGGCGGATCGGATGCAAACATGCCTGCCAACAACAACGGGGCCAATGGCAACAATTCGGCTCGACCAACCGGTGGGAGCGGTCCTGAAAGCCGGCCGAACAGCAGCAATGCAAGAAGCACCGGAACGGGTCCAGAGAGTCGTCCAAACAGTAGCAATGCTACCGGCGGATCGAATTCATCCAGCTCAGGTGCCAATCGTAGCGGAAACTCGGGTTCTTCAGGTTCCACTGGTTCCGGCTCCGGTTCGAGTGGCGGCTCGAGCTCAAGTTCTGGCACGAGTGGTGGTTCGAGTTCAGGCGGCGGCAGCAGTAGTGGCGGCAGCAGTGGCGGTGGCGGTGGCAGTGGCGGCGGTGCTGCGCGATAA